From a single Fusobacterium pseudoperiodonticum genomic region:
- a CDS encoding toxin-antitoxin system YwqK family antitoxin: MKKLLLGAFLLVSALSFSAGRKVPAGKIVMDQTTGIAYVQGEQTPFTGTVEVKFDNGKVQGLLEVKNGLLDGTGVTYYPSGKVKSKENYKNGYEEGINTIYYENGNIEYEKYVSNNGRLVYEKHFYPNGQIDFEATYKDEQLDGIVKKYGPNGQVAQQGIFKDGVQVQ, from the coding sequence ATGAAGAAATTATTATTAGGTGCATTTTTATTGGTATCAGCTTTATCATTTTCAGCAGGAAGAAAGGTTCCAGCAGGAAAAATAGTAATGGATCAAACTACTGGAATAGCCTATGTACAAGGAGAACAAACACCATTTACAGGTACAGTTGAAGTTAAATTTGACAATGGGAAAGTTCAAGGATTATTAGAAGTTAAAAATGGTTTATTGGATGGAACAGGGGTTACTTATTATCCAAGTGGAAAAGTTAAATCTAAAGAAAATTATAAAAATGGTTATGAAGAAGGAATAAATACAATATACTATGAAAATGGTAATATAGAATATGAAAAGTATGTAAGTAATAATGGAAGATTAGTTTACGAAAAACATTTCTATCCAAATGGTCAAATAGACTTTGAAGCTACATATAAAGATGAACAATTAGATGGTATAGTTAAAAAATATGGACCAAATGGTCAAGTAGCTCAACAAGGAATATTTAAAGATGGAGTACAAGTACAATAG